In the genome of Fusobacterium necrogenes, one region contains:
- a CDS encoding 5'-methylthioadenosine/adenosylhomocysteine nucleosidase: MLIGIIGAMNEEVIELKTIMTSIVEEKLGDLIFFKGELKDKKVVLVESGIGKVNAAICATLMKTHFNVDKLFFTGVAGGVNPKINIGDIVIGSDLVEHDFDCTAFGYELGKIPRMSEYQFKADEALKRIAVEVATEVFGAEKVWIGRIVSGDQFVASPEKIKWLKETFNAYCTEMEGAAVAHVCYLFELPFLIIRAISDKADDDAKVDYPEFVKLAAKNSKTIIEKILEKI, from the coding sequence ATGTTGATAGGAATAATTGGAGCTATGAATGAAGAAGTTATAGAGTTAAAAACTATAATGACAAGTATAGTAGAGGAAAAATTAGGAGATCTTATTTTTTTTAAAGGGGAACTAAAAGATAAAAAAGTCGTTCTTGTAGAGAGTGGAATAGGAAAAGTAAACGCAGCTATCTGTGCTACACTTATGAAAACTCATTTTAATGTAGATAAACTTTTTTTTACTGGAGTAGCAGGTGGAGTAAATCCAAAAATAAATATAGGTGATATAGTTATAGGAAGTGATTTAGTAGAACATGATTTTGACTGTACAGCTTTTGGTTATGAATTAGGAAAAATTCCAAGAATGTCAGAGTATCAATTTAAAGCTGATGAAGCTCTTAAAAGAATAGCTGTTGAAGTAGCTACTGAAGTTTTTGGAGCTGAAAAAGTTTGGATAGGAAGAATAGTAAGTGGAGATCAATTTGTGGCCTCTCCTGAAAAAATAAAATGGTTAAAAGAAACATTTAATGCCTACTGTACTGAAATGGAAGGAGCAGCAGTAGCACATGTATGTTATCTTTTTGAATTACCTTTTTTAATAATAAGAGCTATATCAGATAAAGCAGATGATGATGCTAAAGTAGATTATCCAGAGTTCGTTAAATTAGCAGCAAAAAATTCCAAAACTATAATAGAGAAAATTTTAGAAAAAATATAG
- the hprK gene encoding HPr(Ser) kinase/phosphatase, with amino-acid sequence MNGLDETSKTVTIQDLKEYLNLDLINEGNLNYQIKIPSIYQIGYELIGFFEVDEELNNYIHIYGRKEARFLSTFSKEKRKKIFDKYFRHNFPALIATNESIIFPEMVESAKKNNKTLLKSHMRTSATIREAKFFLSKRLGEEKMIDGYVFLEVMGIGVLITGYEDAKLGVTIELLERGHRLITDNHLVIKRIAENDLEGYNRIDKNIIDSHFFLDNKKDGSKIDVTTLFGIKATRKMKRVDFLIVLEEWNEKKFYDRLGLDEVYEEFLGGKIPKLTIPVRKGRNLAIIIETAALNYRLKMMGVNSAEYFMKESQKLITANGKKQGDKSMNNGKVLTVRQLKNKFNLKVLLGEDKLDDTLIETTSIHRPSLALAGYVDNYEDVAYNGVQIFSRAEFKYLSTLSEETRIKNLKNYLQFKLPVLVLTADVDIPDYFYKLVKERGMILCKTSSKKASQVIANFNGYLETYFTPSISVHGVFLELYGFGVLLTGKSGVGKSETALELIHRGHRLVADDLVKFVKDTAGDILGTAANLPYFMEIRGLGIIDIKTLYGLGAVRISKKLDTVIELKEQESENDYLTAVDYQNSNTEILGNKISKMTLYISSGRNAAAMVEIAVMNLMASRLGHDPEKLYKEGIKRMTKEERKVLRIEEEI; translated from the coding sequence ATGAATGGCTTAGATGAAACTAGTAAAACAGTAACTATTCAAGATCTTAAAGAGTATCTTAATTTAGATCTAATAAATGAGGGCAACTTAAATTATCAAATTAAGATACCTAGTATCTATCAAATAGGTTATGAACTAATAGGTTTCTTTGAAGTTGATGAGGAATTAAATAATTACATACATATATATGGTAGAAAAGAAGCTAGATTTCTTTCAACTTTCTCTAAGGAAAAAAGAAAAAAAATATTTGATAAATATTTTCGCCATAATTTTCCAGCTCTCATAGCTACTAATGAGAGTATAATATTCCCAGAAATGGTTGAAAGTGCAAAAAAAAATAATAAAACTCTATTAAAAAGTCATATGAGAACTTCAGCTACCATAAGAGAAGCAAAATTTTTCCTTTCTAAAAGATTAGGTGAGGAAAAGATGATAGATGGCTATGTTTTTTTAGAGGTTATGGGAATAGGTGTTCTCATAACTGGATATGAAGATGCTAAATTAGGTGTTACTATTGAACTTTTAGAAAGAGGTCATAGATTGATTACTGATAACCATCTTGTGATAAAAAGAATAGCTGAAAATGATTTAGAAGGTTATAATAGAATAGATAAAAACATAATAGATAGCCACTTTTTTCTAGATAACAAAAAAGATGGAAGTAAAATAGATGTAACTACTTTATTTGGAATAAAAGCTACAAGAAAAATGAAAAGAGTAGATTTTTTAATCGTTTTAGAAGAATGGAACGAGAAAAAGTTTTATGATAGATTAGGTTTAGATGAGGTCTATGAAGAATTTTTAGGTGGGAAAATTCCTAAGCTTACTATTCCTGTAAGAAAGGGAAGAAATCTAGCAATTATCATTGAAACCGCTGCTTTGAATTATAGATTAAAGATGATGGGAGTAAACTCTGCTGAGTATTTCATGAAGGAATCCCAAAAGCTTATAACAGCTAATGGAAAAAAGCAAGGAGATAAGAGTATGAATAATGGAAAAGTACTTACAGTTAGACAATTAAAAAATAAGTTCAATCTAAAAGTTTTACTAGGAGAAGACAAGCTAGATGACACTCTAATAGAAACAACTAGTATACACAGACCATCTCTTGCCTTAGCTGGATATGTAGATAATTATGAAGATGTAGCTTATAACGGAGTCCAGATCTTTTCTAGAGCTGAATTTAAATACTTAAGCACATTATCAGAGGAAACTAGAATAAAAAATTTAAAAAATTATCTTCAATTTAAATTACCAGTTTTAGTCCTAACAGCTGATGTAGATATTCCAGATTATTTTTATAAGTTAGTAAAAGAAAGAGGTATGATACTTTGTAAAACTTCATCTAAAAAAGCTTCACAAGTAATAGCTAACTTCAATGGCTATCTAGAGACATACTTTACTCCTAGCATTTCAGTACATGGAGTCTTTCTTGAGCTTTATGGTTTTGGTGTCCTACTTACAGGTAAAAGTGGAGTTGGAAAAAGTGAAACAGCTTTGGAACTAATCCATAGAGGTCATAGACTTGTAGCTGATGACTTAGTTAAATTTGTAAAGGACACTGCTGGTGATATACTTGGAACTGCAGCTAATTTACCATATTTTATGGAAATAAGAGGTTTGGGAATAATCGATATAAAAACTTTATATGGTCTAGGAGCTGTAAGAATAAGTAAAAAATTAGATACAGTAATAGAATTAAAAGAACAAGAGAGTGAAAATGATTACCTTACAGCTGTAGATTATCAAAATAGTAATACAGAGATACTTGGAAATAAAATTTCTAAGATGACTCTTTATATATCATCTGGAAGAAATGCTGCTGCAATGGTTGAGATAGCTGTTATGAATCTTATGGCTAGTAGATTAGGACATGATCCAGAAAAACTTTATAAAGAAGGAATTAAAAGAATGACTAAAGAAGAAAGAAAAGTTTTAAGAATAGAGGAGGAAATTTGA
- the fomA gene encoding major outer membrane protein FomA, with product MKKLALLLGSLLVVTAAASAKEVVPAPVVVEEAPVQIVEKEVIVYRDKEEGFRPNGSIDLQYRYYDKTEDKNNYWNKNDKSSRTQLTTKINMSENQAFEARIRDYNSLDDKNLVDGTETRLRYWYNHGPVGGTKINLNSRVHYQNTPGSQDVEYSARFDFADYLFNNDYVKTNIFEIAPKVGYVWADTNNSDYANLVGLDVASIFTLPAGFSAEFNLYLTQNFYGKRAEKLDNLNPTRSHKDNFDAYVEFYLYNTTNLYTNGNFGIDFVFEGGVDGYKWSQQKILTQGNGIDPVSSSSTYSLYAYPAIRASYKATEFVNVYALAGAEYRNYMITGSNSAQDWRWQPTATVGFTTTF from the coding sequence ATGAAAAAATTAGCACTTTTATTAGGTTCTTTATTAGTTGTAACTGCAGCTGCTTCAGCTAAAGAAGTTGTGCCAGCTCCAGTAGTTGTAGAGGAGGCTCCAGTTCAAATAGTAGAGAAAGAAGTAATTGTATACAGAGATAAGGAAGAAGGATTCAGACCTAACGGGTCAATAGATTTACAATACAGATACTATGACAAAACTGAAGACAAAAATAATTATTGGAACAAAAATGATAAGTCTTCAAGAACTCAATTAACAACAAAAATTAATATGAGTGAAAATCAAGCTTTTGAAGCAAGAATTAGAGATTATAACTCTTTAGATGATAAAAATCTTGTAGATGGAACTGAAACAAGATTAAGATATTGGTACAATCATGGACCAGTAGGAGGAACTAAAATTAACTTAAATTCAAGAGTACATTATCAAAATACTCCTGGAAGTCAAGATGTAGAGTATTCAGCTAGATTTGATTTTGCTGATTATTTATTCAATAATGATTATGTAAAAACTAATATATTTGAAATAGCTCCAAAAGTTGGATATGTATGGGCTGATACAAATAATTCAGATTATGCTAATCTTGTAGGATTAGATGTAGCATCAATCTTCACATTACCAGCAGGATTCTCAGCTGAGTTTAACTTATATTTAACTCAAAACTTCTATGGAAAGAGAGCTGAAAAATTAGATAACTTAAATCCTACTAGAAGTCACAAAGATAACTTTGATGCATATGTAGAGTTCTATTTATATAATACTACTAACCTTTATACAAATGGAAACTTTGGAATTGATTTCGTATTTGAAGGTGGAGTAGATGGATACAAATGGTCTCAACAAAAAATCTTAACTCAAGGAAATGGAATAGATCCAGTAAGCAGCAGCAGCACATATTCACTATATGCTTATCCAGCTATAAGAGCTAGCTATAAAGCAACAGAATTTGTAAATGTTTACGCTTTAGCTGGTGCTGAATATAGAAACTATATGATAACTGGTTCTAACTCTGCTCAAGATTGGAGATGGCAACCAACTGCTACTGTAGGATTCACAACTACATTCTAA
- a CDS encoding DHH family phosphoesterase, protein MNTFSQIKEEILNRENIVITSHVSPDGDAIGSGLALTLGLKKLGKKVRFILQDKYPDNVSFLKESNIAEIYNPDEKYDFDLAICVDSATNERLGKAQKLLENRFVINIDHHISNPSYGDLNHVEEISSTSELVYKFLKFCDIELDVNMAEALYTGLINDTGNFSHNNVTAKTFEMATELKALGVDNSKIVREFFNTRTMAAVKLLGKAMFDMKYEPDKKLVYYFMSRAELDKYNGRKEDTEGIVEKLISFKDAEVSLFLREDKLGVIKGSLRSKHNIDVNAIASLFNGGGHRKAAGFTTELSADEIVDIILKKL, encoded by the coding sequence TTGAATACTTTTTCACAGATAAAAGAGGAAATATTAAATAGAGAGAATATAGTTATAACCTCTCATGTAAGCCCAGATGGTGATGCTATTGGCTCTGGATTAGCACTTACATTAGGGCTTAAAAAATTAGGAAAAAAAGTAAGATTTATTTTACAAGATAAATACCCAGATAATGTATCTTTTTTAAAAGAGAGCAACATTGCAGAGATATATAATCCAGATGAAAAGTATGATTTTGATCTAGCAATATGTGTAGACTCTGCTACTAATGAAAGACTTGGAAAAGCCCAAAAACTACTAGAAAATAGATTTGTAATAAATATAGATCATCATATAAGTAATCCATCATACGGAGATTTAAACCATGTGGAAGAAATATCTTCTACTAGTGAGTTAGTGTATAAATTTTTGAAATTTTGTGATATAGAGTTGGATGTAAATATGGCAGAAGCTTTATACACAGGGCTTATAAATGATACTGGAAATTTTTCTCACAATAATGTTACAGCTAAAACCTTTGAAATGGCTACAGAGTTAAAAGCTTTAGGGGTTGATAATTCAAAGATTGTCAGAGAATTCTTTAACACAAGAACTATGGCAGCTGTGAAATTACTAGGAAAGGCTATGTTTGATATGAAATATGAACCAGATAAAAAATTGGTTTACTATTTCATGTCTAGGGCTGAGCTAGATAAATACAATGGTAGAAAAGAGGATACAGAGGGGATTGTAGAAAAGTTAATATCTTTTAAAGATGCTGAAGTTTCACTTTTTTTGAGAGAAGATAAACTTGGAGTAATAAAAGGAAGTCTAAGAAGTAAACACAATATAGATGTAAATGCAATAGCTTCACTTTTTAATGGTGGTGGACATCGTAAAGCAGCTGGCTTCACAACTGAGCTCTCAGCTGATGAGATAGTAGATATAATATTAAAAAAATTGTAG
- the gltX gene encoding glutamate--tRNA ligase, with protein sequence MEKKVRTRIAPSPTGDPHVGTAYIALFNLAFANSNGGDFILRIEDTDQNRYTEGSEQMIFDALHWLGLDYAEGPDVGGEYGPYRQSERFHLYGDYAKKLVEQGGAYYCFCTQDRLDKLRERQKAMGKAPGYDGHCRSLTSEEIQAKLDAGEPYVIRLKMPYEGDTIIHDRLRGDIVFENNKIDDQVLLKADGFPTYHLANVVDDHLMGITHVIRAEEWIASTPKHIQLYKAFGWEQPEFIHMPLLRNADRTKISKRKNPVSLNWYKEEGYLKEGIINFLGLMGYSFGENKEIFSLQEFIDNFNIDKVSLGGPVFDLVKLGWVNNQHMRMKDIDELTKLAIPFFKELGYVKDEVSEKEYKALVKIVEILRESAQTLKEIAKESTVYFEDTFELPVVTEDMNKKERKSVEKLNESILDPVGKESIKLFIKKLEAWEKDEFTIEEAKDILHSTLEEIGEGPAKVYMPLRAVITGQARGADLYNVLFIIGKTRTLNRMKTMIKKYNVL encoded by the coding sequence ATGGAAAAAAAAGTAAGAACTAGAATAGCTCCGTCACCTACAGGAGATCCTCATGTAGGAACTGCTTATATAGCACTATTCAATTTAGCATTTGCAAATTCTAATGGAGGAGATTTTATCTTAAGAATAGAGGATACTGACCAAAATAGATATACTGAAGGATCAGAACAGATGATATTTGATGCACTTCATTGGTTAGGATTAGATTATGCAGAAGGTCCAGATGTAGGTGGAGAGTATGGGCCATATAGACAATCAGAGAGATTTCATCTATATGGAGATTATGCTAAAAAACTTGTAGAACAAGGAGGGGCTTATTATTGTTTTTGTACTCAAGATAGGCTTGATAAATTAAGAGAGAGACAAAAGGCTATGGGAAAGGCTCCAGGATATGATGGACACTGTCGTTCATTGACTTCAGAGGAGATTCAAGCTAAATTAGATGCAGGAGAGCCATATGTAATAAGACTTAAGATGCCTTATGAAGGAGATACTATTATCCATGATAGATTAAGAGGGGATATTGTATTTGAAAATAATAAAATAGATGACCAAGTTTTATTAAAAGCTGATGGCTTTCCTACTTATCACTTAGCAAACGTTGTAGATGATCACTTGATGGGAATAACTCATGTCATAAGAGCTGAAGAGTGGATAGCATCTACACCAAAACATATTCAATTATATAAAGCTTTTGGGTGGGAACAACCTGAATTCATTCACATGCCATTACTTAGAAATGCTGATAGAACAAAAATTTCTAAAAGAAAAAATCCTGTTTCTTTAAACTGGTATAAAGAAGAGGGATATTTAAAAGAGGGAATTATAAATTTTTTAGGTCTTATGGGATACTCATTTGGAGAGAATAAAGAGATATTCTCATTACAAGAGTTTATTGATAATTTTAATATAGATAAAGTTTCTCTTGGTGGCCCTGTATTTGACCTTGTGAAGCTTGGTTGGGTAAATAATCAACATATGAGAATGAAAGATATAGACGAGTTGACAAAATTAGCAATACCTTTTTTCAAAGAGTTAGGTTATGTGAAAGATGAGGTATCAGAAAAAGAATACAAGGCTCTTGTTAAAATAGTAGAAATTTTAAGAGAATCTGCTCAAACATTAAAAGAGATAGCTAAGGAGTCTACAGTTTATTTTGAGGATACATTTGAGCTTCCAGTAGTAACTGAAGATATGAATAAAAAAGAAAGAAAAAGTGTAGAAAAGCTTAATGAGTCTATACTTGATCCTGTTGGAAAAGAGTCAATCAAATTATTTATAAAAAAACTTGAGGCTTGGGAAAAAGATGAGTTTACTATAGAAGAAGCTAAAGATATCCTACATTCAACTTTAGAAGAAATAGGAGAAGGACCTGCTAAAGTTTATATGCCACTTAGAGCTGTAATTACAGGACAGGCTAGAGGTGCTGATTTATACAATGTTTTATTCATAATTGGAAAAACAAGAACATTAAATAGAATGAAGACTATGATAAAAAAATATAATGTGTTATAA
- a CDS encoding bifunctional folylpolyglutamate synthase/dihydrofolate synthase yields the protein MEIDKLLDELYSYSMHGIKLGLENIKTLCKELGQPQKSYKVIHIAGTNGKGSTSTTLESILLEAGYKVGKYTSPHILKFNERIRANAKDISDEEIVRYYQLVKNIIAKTEIKPTFFEVTTAMMFKYFADLGLEYVILETGMGGRFDATNISPAEICVITNVSLDHTEYLGDSIYKIAKEKAGIIKECKKVIIADNNLEFLKAISEENAKIINVLDKYKAASLKLDFKKFITEIRIENEIYHFSLFGDYQFKNFLTAYEVALQLGIDKKFIKKACQNVIWQCRFERYSQSPMTILDGAHNEAGMSELCKTLKQGYKNDEIVVITSILKDKDIKSMLALLRDVADNIIFTSLEDNPRGTKGEEIIKYLDDKRGCVVENNIKKAYILAKSYNKKVIIVCGSFYTLSKFKEEIDD from the coding sequence ATGGAAATAGATAAACTATTAGATGAGTTGTACTCTTACTCTATGCACGGTATAAAACTAGGACTTGAAAATATAAAAACTCTATGTAAAGAGCTAGGGCAACCTCAAAAAAGTTATAAAGTCATACATATAGCTGGAACAAATGGTAAGGGCTCAACATCTACTACATTAGAGAGTATTTTACTAGAAGCTGGATATAAAGTAGGAAAATATACATCTCCACATATTTTAAAATTCAATGAAAGAATAAGAGCCAATGCAAAAGATATAAGTGATGAAGAAATAGTTAGATACTATCAACTCGTTAAAAATATTATAGCTAAAACTGAAATTAAACCAACATTTTTTGAAGTAACAACAGCTATGATGTTTAAATATTTTGCTGATTTAGGATTAGAATATGTAATATTAGAAACAGGTATGGGTGGAAGATTTGATGCTACTAATATATCTCCAGCTGAGATCTGTGTAATTACTAATGTGAGCTTAGATCATACTGAATACCTAGGAGATAGTATCTATAAGATAGCTAAAGAAAAAGCTGGCATTATTAAAGAGTGTAAAAAAGTCATTATAGCTGATAATAATTTAGAGTTTTTAAAAGCTATATCTGAAGAGAATGCTAAAATCATAAATGTTTTGGATAAATATAAAGCTGCTTCACTAAAACTAGATTTTAAAAAATTTATAACAGAAATTAGAATTGAAAATGAAATTTATCATTTCTCACTTTTTGGAGATTACCAATTTAAAAATTTTTTGACAGCCTATGAGGTTGCTCTACAATTAGGGATAGATAAAAAATTCATAAAAAAAGCCTGTCAAAACGTCATATGGCAATGTAGATTCGAAAGATACTCTCAAAGCCCTATGACAATATTAGATGGGGCTCATAACGAAGCTGGAATGAGTGAGCTTTGTAAAACTCTAAAACAAGGATACAAAAATGATGAGATAGTTGTAATAACTTCTATTCTTAAGGATAAAGATATAAAATCTATGCTAGCTCTTCTAAGAGATGTAGCTGATAACATTATATTTACTTCATTAGAAGATAATCCAAGAGGAACTAAAGGTGAGGAAATTATAAAATACTTAGATGATAAAAGAGGTTGTGTTGTAGAAAATAACATAAAAAAAGCCTATATTCTAGCTAAGAGTTATAATAAAAAAGTTATTATAGTTTGTGGTTCTTTTTATACCTTAAGTAAATTTAAAGAGGAAATAGATGATTAA
- a CDS encoding sulfite exporter TauE/SafE family protein — protein sequence MLQEFLSNVDLGTFIFLGIACFIAAFIDAVAGGGGLITVPAYLASGIPAHVALGTNKISSSIGTIASSLKFATSGKVNWELSKKIIPFSFIGALLGVKTVVLIDSKYLYPIAIVLLLVVLIYTMINKKMGEENDFIGLNDSNINAGRTMGAVMGFYDGFFGPGTGSFLIFALIKIFKLDFTNASGNAKILNLTSNLASMFLFIFLGKVNFFYSVPIGIIMIFGATLGAKTAVTKGTKFIKPMFLIVTSIVLVKMIAESIFGIDVGGLIKEFFLTILWVK from the coding sequence ATGTTACAAGAATTTTTAAGTAATGTTGATTTAGGAACTTTTATATTTTTAGGAATAGCCTGTTTTATAGCTGCTTTTATAGATGCAGTAGCAGGTGGAGGAGGTCTTATTACTGTTCCTGCTTATCTAGCTTCTGGAATTCCAGCCCATGTTGCTCTAGGAACTAATAAAATCTCTTCTAGTATAGGAACAATAGCTAGCTCCTTAAAATTTGCAACCTCTGGAAAAGTAAACTGGGAGTTGTCAAAAAAAATAATTCCGTTCTCTTTCATTGGTGCCTTATTAGGAGTAAAAACTGTCGTTTTAATAGATTCTAAATATCTCTATCCAATAGCAATAGTATTATTATTAGTCGTTCTTATTTACACAATGATAAATAAAAAAATGGGAGAAGAAAACGATTTTATTGGACTCAATGATAGCAATATAAACGCTGGCCGAACTATGGGAGCTGTGATGGGATTTTATGACGGTTTTTTTGGTCCTGGTACTGGATCATTCCTAATTTTTGCTCTTATTAAAATTTTTAAGTTAGATTTTACTAATGCTAGTGGAAATGCTAAAATTTTAAATCTTACAAGTAATTTAGCTAGTATGTTTTTGTTCATTTTTCTTGGAAAGGTAAATTTTTTTTATTCCGTTCCAATAGGAATAATTATGATATTTGGAGCTACATTGGGAGCTAAGACAGCTGTTACAAAGGGAACTAAATTTATAAAACCAATGTTTTTAATTGTAACTTCAATAGTCTTAGTAAAAATGATAGCTGAATCTATCTTTGGAATAGATGTGGGTGGATTGATAAAAGAGTTTTTCTTAACTATTCTTTGGGTAAAATAA
- a CDS encoding CsgG/HfaB family protein: MKKYIGIFFTALLLVGCSNTEIRSTIKKEDNISSLREYNTYKGSLAPKRRVIIGKVKNYSRFGTQRTDSITKDILISEFSNSGRFNVLEREDLDSVMEELAFSNSLGEKSILSKQKFLDTDFVVVGSVTKYDLNTTGSKSLFSKSKEQRAEAVIELKVIDVLNGKVWTETGEGSASVKFETVLGAGTYGSYGSLEKEAFRAAVIQGVEKIVKKLDSIPWTAAVIQKDRNKIIINSGLNNNLQLGTQVNVYKQGKAIEYRGEVLGYEESLVGTATVDSYIGNDAASLIYNGGDFSLPAIVKMK, from the coding sequence ATGAAAAAATATATTGGAATTTTTTTTACAGCTTTACTGCTGGTAGGATGTAGTAACACTGAGATAAGAAGTACAATAAAAAAAGAGGATAATATCTCTAGTCTAAGAGAGTATAATACCTATAAGGGTAGTTTAGCTCCAAAAAGAAGAGTTATAATTGGTAAAGTAAAAAATTATTCTAGATTTGGGACTCAAAGAACTGATAGTATAACTAAAGACATACTTATTTCAGAATTTTCTAACTCTGGAAGATTTAATGTATTAGAAAGGGAAGATTTAGATTCTGTGATGGAAGAACTAGCTTTTTCTAACTCACTTGGAGAAAAATCAATACTATCTAAACAAAAGTTTTTAGATACTGATTTTGTTGTTGTAGGTAGTGTAACTAAATATGACTTAAACACTACTGGAAGTAAGTCATTATTTTCTAAAAGCAAAGAGCAAAGAGCTGAAGCTGTTATTGAACTAAAGGTTATAGATGTACTAAATGGAAAAGTTTGGACAGAAACTGGAGAGGGAAGTGCTAGTGTAAAATTTGAAACTGTATTAGGAGCTGGAACATATGGTTCTTATGGAAGTTTAGAAAAAGAGGCTTTTAGAGCTGCCGTAATTCAAGGAGTTGAAAAAATAGTGAAAAAACTTGATTCTATACCTTGGACTGCTGCTGTAATTCAAAAAGATAGGAATAAGATAATTATTAACTCTGGTTTGAACAATAATCTTCAGTTAGGGACTCAAGTAAATGTTTACAAGCAAGGAAAAGCAATTGAGTATAGAGGGGAAGTTTTAGGTTATGAAGAAAGTCTTGTAGGAACAGCTACAGTTGATTCATACATAGGAAATGATGCTGCATCACTAATATATAATGGCGGAGATTTTTCATTACCAGCTATAGTAAAAATGAAATAA
- a CDS encoding cyclically-permuted mutarotase family protein, with translation MKKVLFAAILSSLILAGCSSASIVNNPNVDKKITWEVSGELPAQKGYEKNIGTAGVLYGSIGGKYIIVGGGANFPVKSVLEGGPKFLYSDIYVLSEKNGELTVVEHNNFPHEIGYGASVTTDDGIYYIGGAATAENDNDIWFLTMKDGKLDAQKIGDLPFTFQNGGAVEKDGKLYIHTGKQAGQASNKFYSYDLTTKEVKELAPVPGETRTQSVSQLLNGELYVFGGGNSKAFVDGYRYNFETDTWTEVAPIIIDGKEVSVLGANSVKLNENEMMVIGGFNKELWNDANYYLGNLMGEELASYKASYFGADPYEFGWNKKVLIYNAETNTWKSIGEVPFDAPCGEGLVLLGNKVFSINGEIKPGVRTNKIFTGTIIAK, from the coding sequence ATGAAAAAAGTTTTATTTGCTGCTATTTTATCATCTTTGATTTTAGCAGGATGCTCATCTGCGAGTATTGTTAATAACCCTAATGTAGATAAAAAAATTACTTGGGAAGTATCAGGAGAATTACCTGCTCAAAAAGGATATGAAAAAAATATTGGAACTGCAGGAGTTCTTTATGGTTCTATTGGTGGAAAATATATTATTGTCGGTGGAGGAGCAAACTTTCCAGTAAAATCTGTTCTTGAAGGAGGACCAAAGTTTCTATATTCTGATATCTATGTATTAAGTGAAAAAAATGGTGAACTTACAGTTGTAGAACATAATAACTTCCCACATGAAATAGGATATGGAGCATCTGTAACTACTGATGATGGAATATACTATATAGGTGGAGCTGCTACTGCTGAAAATGATAATGATATTTGGTTTTTAACAATGAAAGATGGAAAACTTGATGCTCAAAAAATAGGAGATTTACCTTTTACATTCCAAAATGGTGGAGCTGTTGAAAAAGATGGCAAATTGTATATACATACTGGAAAACAAGCTGGACAGGCTTCTAATAAATTTTACTCTTATGACTTAACAACTAAAGAGGTAAAAGAATTGGCTCCAGTTCCTGGAGAAACTAGAACTCAATCTGTTTCTCAATTACTAAATGGAGAGCTTTATGTATTTGGTGGAGGAAATTCTAAGGCTTTTGTAGATGGATATAGATACAATTTTGAGACTGACACTTGGACAGAGGTTGCTCCTATTATTATAGATGGTAAGGAAGTATCTGTTTTAGGTGCTAACTCTGTTAAACTAAATGAAAATGAAATGATGGTAATTGGTGGATTTAATAAAGAACTTTGGAATGATGCTAATTACTATTTGGGAAATTTAATGGGAGAAGAATTAGCTAGCTATAAAGCTAGTTATTTCGGAGCTGATCCTTATGAGTTTGGTTGGAACAAAAAGGTATTAATATATAATGCTGAGACTAACACTTGGAAATCTATTGGCGAAGTTCCATTTGATGCTCCTTGTGGAGAAGGTCTTGTTCTTCTTGGAAACAAAGTATTTTCTATAAATGGTGAAATTAAACCTGGAGTTAGAACTAATAAAATATTCACTGGAACAATTATAGCTAAATAA
- a CDS encoding cell division protein SepF encodes MEKDFDIVFVKPKKYEECKKCIEYIKKDKIVHINLMELDAKESQRILDYISGAVYIKEGEIVNPGESIFCTIPKNKSHLFEYKMIQESYDEVEEIIPIYKK; translated from the coding sequence ATGGAAAAAGATTTTGATATTGTATTTGTAAAACCTAAAAAATATGAAGAATGTAAAAAATGTATAGAATATATAAAAAAAGATAAGATAGTTCATATAAATCTTATGGAGCTCGATGCTAAAGAATCTCAAAGAATTTTAGATTATATCTCAGGAGCTGTATACATAAAAGAAGGGGAAATAGTAAATCCAGGTGAAAGCATTTTCTGTACAATTCCTAAAAATAAAAGTCATCTATTTGAATATAAAATGATACAAGAGAGTTATGATGAAGTGGAAGAGATTATTCCTATATATAAAAAATAG